GAGTGAATGTAATCCAGTTGCAACACCTCTACCGCTTCGTCCAGACTATGATGAGTCTGAGTTGTTTCAAGATCCGACTTACTTCAGGAGTGTTGCAGGGAAGGTGCAGTATTTGACTATAACAAGACCTGATATTCAATATGCTGTCAACTTTGTGTGTCAGAGAATGCATGCTCCTACCAATGCTGACTTCGGATTCCTTAAAAGAATACTGAGGTACATCAAAGGAACGGTGAATTTGGGGCTACACATCCGCAAAGATTCGGCTCTGAAGCTCTCAGCTTACTGTGATAGTGACTGGGCAGGTTGTAAGGAGACCAGAAGATCTACAACAGGGTTCTGTACTTTGCTTGGACCTAATCTTATCTCTTGGTCGGCAAAGAGGCAGCCCACGGTGTCTCGTTCATCtactgaagctgagtatagagcattGGGAGCAACAGCGCAGGAGATAACTTGGATATCATTTCTTCTCAGAGATTTAGGCCTGCAACAACCGGAATCAACCTTGCTCTTATGTGATAATCTGTCTGCGGTCTATCTGAGTACAAACCCGGCTATGTACAAGAGATCAAAACACTTTGATACAGATTATCATTACATAAGGGAGCAGGTAGCGCTTGGCCTAATAGAGACACGACATATCCCAGCTGCTCTTCAGATTGCTGACATTTTTACAAAGTCGTTGCCTCGGAGAGCCTTTGAAGAATTGAgaaacaaatttggtgttgggATTGCCCCCACCACAAGTTTGAGGGGGAATGTAGAAGGTAAGGTTCAAGTTACAGCTGAGGCCCAACTCACAGTTGGTACACTGAAGCCCAAGAAGTCATATGCGGAAGCTGTAACTTGTCCTCAACGTCTTCAGACTAAAGACAAAACAGAGGAGGTAGCTGGACGTACGGTAAAGCAAGGCACACTATTACCAGATCGTTTTGAAATACTATTGTCGTGGTGTGAGGTGTAAAGTGAAGTAATACAGCTGTGTAGATAAGGTTGATAGAGATCTAAATTGTTCTTAAGGTCTCTATAAAAGTCTTGTTCTGAGCTTTGTATGAGGGTAACGTTTTGAGATAATAAGAAACAtaaattcttcatattttatctCTTTTCACAATTATCTCATTCCCTTTCACAAGCCAAGAACATGACTCAAGTCACTATGGAAGAAGTATGGAAAGATATCAACCTTGCTTCGCTTCACCCACATCGCCAGCTAAACATTGATCATGAGCCAGTGTTGAGTAACCAAACCCCTAATAAATCCATCTTCCAAGATTTCCTCAACAAGCCTTTGAATCAGGAACCACCACCTTCGTCTTCCTCCACTCACCACGGCTCTCTTCTTGCTCCTCCTGCAACTGTTATAAGCTTGAACACTCACTTCATTGATACCCACTTTGATGAATCTGCGATGTTTGGTTGCTTTGGGAAGAAAAGAGGCCAAGATTCTGATGATAGCAGAGGAGACAGAAGGCATAACCGTATGACAAAGAACAGAGAATCTGCTGCTCGTTCCAGAGCTAGGAAACAGGAACGTGTCTCTCCTTACCCTTCTTCTCCTTTTTGAAtcaaatgaaaagaaacaaaaatgaatAACCTAGTGTTGACTATACAATTCTCCTCTGTATTAAAAATGGTTATTTTTCTATGTTTCAGGCATATATAAACGAGCTGGAGCTTGAAATCGTTCACTTGAAGAAGGAAAATGCAAGACTCAAGAGACAAGAAGAGCAGGTACAAACCTTTAGAAGTCTAGTTCCTTCCTAAGAAAGTTTTGCAATACTACTTGTAGTAATTTACTTCTTTTGTTTCTATCTTAAAGACATGGCAAGTGTAAGGCTTCTGCTGCTTAAAGTTGACTTATGCCTAACTTTTTTCTGTCTGATTTTTGGAAGATGCAGTTGAAAATGGCTGAAGCAACTCAACACCAAACAAAGAAAATACTTCAACGGTCTTGGACATCTCCTTTTTGAGAAAATCAACAACTCATCATGGTGCAGAGAAGCAAGAAAAGATCTGTACATTTTTACCTAAGGTAAACCTGGCGATATAGTATTTTAGGGAGTGTAGAAATGTatcaagagagaaaaaaaacttcTGAATTATGTACTGTTTTCTACTTAATCTACGCTCTAGTGCAAATCACAGTAACATATGAGGTTCTGTTGTCACTTTTCACTGTTAATGTTTCATTACTGCACTGTAATACTTGTTCACTATCAGTTgttgacttcttcttcttgtgtatACTTCATTAGCAACtaaaaagagagagacaaaTAAACACATAATAGCAAATATGGTGGCTTCTGATGTTTACTGAAAGTTTGAAACACTGTAACAACGAGTTTGGTTCATGCTATTTTCGTCAAATGTCCATTGATTACAAATGTTATGTCACCTACATAATTTACATATTCTATGTAAAGGAAAAGTACCAAGGAGCGTTCTGATAATATCCATGGAGActctaatttaaattaaatattcaagGAAAATCATCCAAGATTAATGTTCTGCTCCGTGTTAGAAAAGTTTCATTCTTCCATGAACTGAGGTAAAGGTGGAGTCAtgtttttcatcttctttttctctgtttCTGCTTTAAATATTAGatcaaaagattcaaaactTTGTAAAAAATCTATCTGTAAATGTATATGTTTACCGTAAGAAGCTCCACGAATCTCGACTTCTCTCAGTTCTTGGACAAGAGcacaacaacaacacattagATGTGACAAAAAGTCGTCAATGGACCCTCCCTGCCAAATAAAAACGACCTTAAGAGCTTGACATAATAGAGAATCAAAGGTTTAGTGGATTACCTTTATACTCAGCGTCTTCCGAAGCTTCTTCCTTATGCAACAAGTATAGCAGCAGCATGAGAGTATCAAAGAGTACACCATTAGGTCACTACAAGCTTCACTTGAAGCTGAAACAAAAGTTTTTGAATCAGATTCGTGGAGACTAAGATCACAAATGAGTCTGCCCTCATATAAGATTCCTTACTGATTTGTTTGTTAGTAGCCACAGTGGATATCTTTGCTAATGTACCACATGGGAAAAAGAATGTCTTCAAGCCTGTGGTTTTCATACCTTACCATTAATTATTCACAtctttgatattaaaaaaaagaactaatcTTGAAAGTGAGAACAGAGGAAGATGGGTTACATAGAGTAGGCTCTGAGCAACAATCCAACAAGTCAGTGTGCCATTCTTCCTGGTGTTGTGGTGATTCCAACCCTCTAGTACTACTTTTCTTTGGATAAACCGCATCATAGGAGTCATCTTTCACAGGTTCATCATCTACATCTTCAACAGTTTCAGTAACAGCAATCAAACGCTGTATGACTTGGCACTGGTCCGTGTCATAACGCGCACGCGAACGTTGCAACTCAACTTGCAACTTCCCATTCTCCGTTTTAAGCGCTTCGCAGAAACCCATCTCCGGGTAAGAACGAGAGAGCGTCTTCTTGAGAACCGACGCAGCAGCTTCTCTGGTGGATTCTTGTTTCAAAATAACATCTTGCACCTTTCTATCTTCTTCATCGAGCGTGTACTCACGCTGATCACTGTCAATAACTTCAAGCCTCTCCTATCAACACAAAACTCCAAATTCAGCTTTCCGACaatgtcaacaacaacaacaacaagaatgttacaaaaatattttaggggCTCTAGACATTGCCCTGAATTTTGGGGTTATAGTCTTATAgacaatttaataaaataattttgggGGTTATAGACgatttaataaagatttgaataaagatttgaataatttttttatttataaaacactgacttacccgaacccgaacgttGTCGACCAAAGTGATAAGCGGGATGATCTTGAGATAACGATCGATCTCGTCCTGAGCCTTACGAAACTGGTAAACAATGTTCCATCCCATGGCTAACAAGTAGAGATAACTCTTGTCTTGGCAGCTGTTGACAAGAAGGTAAGATCTTCTAAGAGCGTCTTCAAGCCCTTCGAGCGGCTCCTGAACCTCGGGACGCGTCTTCTTCATCTCGGAGATTTTAAGCTGCTCGAGCAAGTTACCAATGAGCTTAAGATGCTGTGCGAACTGGCGGCAGTTCTTCTTGTGCATGCGAGCTGTGTTCGCGGCGGTGACTATCATTCCGATGAGTTTCACGGCGTCTACTCCTGTAAGCTGTGCCACTGAAGCTATTTCCCCTAGTTGATCCCACGAGTGAGCCATTTTGGAATCTTTCTGTCCTTACCGCTTGAAGataagtagaagaagaagaagtgaagaaGGTCACTGAGTGTTTCGGTGATAGTTTGGTAATGGATTATCTTGTCTCATGTCTTTACTTGCCACGTAGGAACTGAAGTCACATTTCACGAGTTTCTGGATTACGAATCTAGGCTATGTGTCACTGTAGATAATTACAAATCTACCACGTATAGTTTTAACCTCCCATACACCGTCAAAGTTCAAGCGGTGTATACAACAAAACAagggttcggatcagatttttTAGTTGTAAAGTTTTCtagattttattttgtattggGTTCGATTAATAGTAATTTTGGTtagctttatatttttatacagaTTTAAAGTGGTTTCAAACTCATATTGGAAtcaaataatttcaaatatgCAAAGatgatattaaataaaattaagtattttaggtacttatttaaatttaaaattcattggAGTATTAATTCTGATTTCTGGAAttattttattgtggttttttGGATTTTCGAATATCAGTCAGGTTTGTATTggatttagataaaaatatcGCCTTACAATATTCATTCAGATACATTAAAATCATGTTCGTTTGCGCAGCGACGTGTAACTGAAAtgttatttgttttattgtCGTATGTTCTATGACTTGCGACATGTGATTGCAATCTACAATTTGTGACTACTAATGTTTAATGTTTTGAAATCACGGCTTGCTCCTAGTTGCTCGTGCAACATCAAAATGAACAATAATATGCACCGCGATCTATGATCACACAATAAATCTAACGACATAAAACCAACAAAAATCTACTATCTACGATATGAAACTAGTCATAGTCAGATTCGCAACCTGCAACTACAAGTTATATACGAATAGGACCTAACAAGTCGGATTGGATATGGTTTCTGATTGAATACAATTTCAAGTTGAACAAGATTGATACGACAACGAAAGACACTCTCCTAGCAAGAAGAGACAACAAATGGTGTGGGAATCGACCTCTTTAAGGTTCTCTTATAGCTAACTCTAGTTAAAATTGTTTGTTTCAAGCATATAGCTTCTCACTAGTTTTTCATTCTTTTGGCGACAGAAGTTTTCTGCTTTCGCAGCTGGATAACCAATTTTGTTCTGGTAATACAGtgatctcaaaaaaaaaagttgtatggCCTATAAGTATGGGCCTGTTGGACTTTTTTGGGCCTGCGTTGAGTCGACTTATTCTTGTGGCCGAACACGCTTCTGATTGTTCTTGGTCTATAAATAACGGAGCTTTGAGGGAATAACAGAAAAAAGAAATCCTAGATCGGAGAGCTGGGAAGCCTGGGGATCGCTCGTTCTTCTTCTCTGATCTTCGAATTCTTTTTACCAACACTTGATTGGGTTATTCCAATTTTATATAAGCCCTAACACTTGCGATTCTCTAGTAACGAATCTCTCAATCTAGGGTTTCGCGAGTTCGCCTCTGAGTTTGTTCTGTGATCGTGTGAGAGAGGATGTCACGGTGTTACCCGTTCCCTCCACCTGGCTTTGTACCGAACCAAGTTCGGGATGAGTCTCTGATCGAACCGATCAAAAAGGTTTGTTGAGCAATTAGAAAAGTCCATGCCTTTTTATGTTCTGAGTTAACAAGCTTGCTTCTTTATCCCACCTTATGTGAAAATCCAAATACTTGATcggctttaaaaaaaaaaaagaatgaaaaattgATTAATTGGACTCTTTGAATCGGTTCGTGTAAGGTAACAATCCGAAGTAGATAATTTTGTAACAAAACCAATAGGATTCTAGTCCACAAAAACCAATGTAGAGGTCTATCTATTTGTGGCATTAGAGTATTTTACTGCCCCAGCGACAATTATGCATTGTTTGTGTTTCTTTCTCTGCTTATTTGCCCCTTGTAATGGTTTGGAGCTATACTGGATAACAAGTTATGGACACTTGTTCCGTTGGTTTGAGAATCCAGGGGACAAAGGAGGAAGttaagagagaaaagaaagataGAAAACACAACAAGGATAAAAAGGATAGAAAGAGGAAGGAGAGGGATAACGAGGCTGGCCGAAGCAGTAAACACAGTCATAAGAGACAGCGCAAAGATGAGTCCCTGGAGAAGAGCTGCCTTACGATAGAACTTGAGCATCAAGCGTCTTCTCAGACTTCTTGCGATAGCACTCTTCGTAGCAATGAGAATGAGGGACCAAATCATGTTAAGAGTCAGCCCCTCAACGGTAGGCATAACGACTCTGGTGAGTTTGTTTGTTTACTTGTTGCTGGGTCTGTTTTGCTTCACGTGCTTGCTGCCACGATGATGACTCTCTTTCTTCGAATTCTTGCTATGGGTTTTGAAGAAACTAGCACACGGGTCTTCTTGTTACATGACAAAGAGCAGAAATATCCTGAGGTGATGATGACCAACAGGGGTCAAAAACAGTGTTCGGCCTCTAGTCATCAAGAAAGTATTGGACCTTCAAAGCTCTGCAGCAAATGCCCTCCTTCTACGGCCATGCGATTCTTGAAACTCATCGAGAACTGGGCTCCTGACAGGCCCGGCTCAAAAGAATTTTGGGCCCTtggcaaaataatcaaaaatttttttttttacataattatatgataactTAAAAATTTCGGGCCttatcttcaatttttttaaaaatattgggcCCCTTTTCAATACTATTTATGCAAAAAATCTTTTGGGCCCTAGGCCAATGCCCCTTTGCCCACCCTCCTGAGCCGGGCCTGCCTGAGACCAAGCTCGCAGACTCTGAGGATCAAGAATGGTGGTTGTTGATGAAAGTTGGCGCCAAAAGACGTCATCAAGTTAGCGTTCAGAGAAGCAGCAAGGGAAGTAGTTCGATGGTGTGGCCAACTGCTCAGTTTCTTCCAGAAGCCGAACTACACGCATTGCCATTCACTGTACCCTTTTGACTTCCTCAAAGCTTTGGTTCAGAGAGTTGTTGACATGACAAACAGATTGTTTCCCTGTGTATTTTAGATCAGCATTTTGAACTCGGAAGTATATGTGTGATTATTTGTAGATACACagtagatatatatagtaagtaATATCAAAGTTGATTTTACATCTCAGAGATTTGAGTTTCCACAGTTATTTTGGTATAAACTCTACACTATACAGT
This genomic stretch from Brassica napus cultivar Da-Ae chromosome C9, Da-Ae, whole genome shotgun sequence harbors:
- the LOC106397719 gene encoding bZIP transcription factor 27-like isoform X2, whose amino-acid sequence is MTQVTMEEVWKDINLASLHPHRQLNIDHEPVLSNQTPNKSIFQDFLNKPLNQEPPPSSSSTHHGSLLAPPATVISLNTHFIDTHFDESAMFGCFGKKRGQDSDDSRGDRRHNRMTKNRESAARSRARKQAYINELELEIVHLKKENARLKRQEEQLKMAEATQHQTKKILQRSWTSPF
- the LOC106397719 gene encoding bZIP transcription factor 27-like isoform X1, which translates into the protein MTQVTMEEVWKDINLASLHPHRQLNIDHEPVLSNQTPNKSIFQDFLNKPLNQEPPPSSSSTHHGSLLAPPATVISLNTHFIDTHFDESAMFGCFGKKRGQDSDDSRGDRRHNRMTKNRESAARSRARKQAYINELELEIVHLKKENARLKRQEEQMQLKMAEATQHQTKKILQRSWTSPF
- the LOC106366428 gene encoding protein MID1-COMPLEMENTING ACTIVITY 2-like isoform X3, with the translated sequence MAHSWDQLGEIASVAQLTGVDAVKLIGMIVTAANTARMHKKNCRQFAQHLKLIGNLLEQLKISEMKKTRPEVQEPLEGLEDALRRSYLLVNSCQDKSYLYLLAMGWNIVYQFRKAQDEIDRYLKIIPLITLVDNVRVRERLEVIDSDQREYTLDEEDRKVQDVILKQESTREAAASVLKKTLSRSYPEMGFCEALKTENGKLQVELQRSRARYDTDQCQVIQRLIAVTETVEDVDDEPVKDDSYDAVYPKKSSTRGLESPQHQEEWHTDLLDCCSEPTLCLKTFFFPCGTLAKISTVATNKQITSSEACSDLMVYSLILSCCCYTCCIRKKLRKTLSIKGGSIDDFLSHLMCCCCALVQELREVEIRGASYETEKKKMKNMTPPLPQFMEE
- the LOC106366428 gene encoding protein MID1-COMPLEMENTING ACTIVITY 2-like isoform X4 — encoded protein: MAHSWDQLGEIASVAQLTGVDAVKLIGMIVTAANTARMHKKNCRQFAQHLKLIGNLLEQLKISEMKKTRPEVQEPLEGLEDALRRSYLLVNSCQDKSYLYLLAMGWNIVYQFRKAQDEIDRYLKIIPLITLVDNVRVRERLEVIDSDQREYTLDEEDRKVQDVILKQESTREAAASVLKKTLSRSYPEMGFCEALKTENGKLQVELQRSRARYDTDQCQVIQRLIAVTETVEDVDDEPVKDDSYDAVYPKKSSTRGLESPQHQEEWHTDLLDCCSEPTLCLKTFFFPCGTLAKISTVATNKQITSSEACSDLMVYSLILSCCCYTCCIRKKLRKTLSIKGGSIDDFLSHLMCCCCALVQELREVEIRGASYEKKKMKNMTPPLPQFMEE
- the LOC106366428 gene encoding protein MID1-COMPLEMENTING ACTIVITY 2-like isoform X2; this encodes MAHSWDQLGEIASVAQLTGVDAVKLIGMIVTAANTARMHKKNCRQFAQHLKLIGNLLEQLKISEMKKTRPEVQEPLEGLEDALRRSYLLVNSCQDKSYLYLLAMGWNIVYQFRKAQDEIDRYLKIIPLITLVDNVRVRERLEVIDSDQREYTLDEEDRKVQDVILKQESTREAAASVLKKTLSRSYPEMGFCEALKTENGKLQVELQRSRARYDTDQCQVIQRLIAVTETVEDVDDEPVKDDSYDAVYPKKSSTRGLESPQHQEEWHTDLLDCCSEPTLCLKTFFFPCGTLAKISTVATNKQITSSEACSDLMVYSLILSCCCYTCCIRKKLRKTLSIKGGSIDDFLSHLMCCCCALVQELREVEIRGASYAETEKKKMKNMTPPLPQFMEE
- the LOC106366428 gene encoding protein MID1-COMPLEMENTING ACTIVITY 2-like isoform X1, with translation MAHSWDQLGEIASVAQLTGVDAVKLIGMIVTAANTARMHKKNCRQFAQHLKLIGNLLEQLKISEMKKTRPEVQEPLEGLEDALRRSYLLVNSCQDKSYLYLLAMGWNIVYQFRKAQDEIDRYLKIIPLITLVDNVRVRERLEVIDSDQREYTLDEEDRKVQDVILKQESTREAAASVLKKTLSRSYPEMGFCEALKTENGKLQVELQRSRARYDTDQCQVIQRLIAVTETVEDVDDEPVKDDSYDAVYPKKSSTRGLESPQHQEEWHTDLLDCCSEPTLCLKTFFFPCGTLAKISTVATNKQITSSEACSDLMVYSLILSCCCYTCCIRKKLRKTLSIKGGSIDDFLSHLMCCCCALVQELREVEIRGASYGKHIHLQIDFLQSFESFDLIFKAETEKKKMKNMTPPLPQFMEE
- the LOC106366427 gene encoding uncharacterized protein LOC106366427 isoform X1 — translated: MSRCYPFPPPGFVPNQVRDESLIEPIKKGTKEEVKREKKDRKHNKDKKDRKRKERDNEAGRSSKHSHKRQRKDESLEKSCLTIELEHQASSQTSCDSTLRSNENEGPNHVKSQPLNGRHNDSGEFVCLLVAGSVLLHVLAATMMTLFLRILAMGFEETSTRVFLLHDKEQKYPEVMMTNRGQKQCSASSHQESIGPSKLCSKCPPSTAMRFLKLIENWAPETKLADSEDQEWWLLMKVGAKRRHQVSVQRSSKGSSSMVWPTAQFLPEAELHALPFTVPF
- the LOC106366427 gene encoding uncharacterized protein LOC106366427 isoform X2, translated to MSRCYPFPPPGFVPNQVRDESLIEPIKKGTKEEVKREKKDRKHNKDKKDRKRKERDNEAGRSSKHSHKRQRKDESLEKSCLTIELEHQASSQTSCDSTLRSNENEGPNHVKSQPLNGRHNDSETSTRVFLLHDKEQKYPEVMMTNRGQKQCSASSHQESIGPSKLCSKCPPSTAMRFLKLIENWAPETKLADSEDQEWWLLMKVGAKRRHQVSVQRSSKGSSSMVWPTAQFLPEAELHALPFTVPF